The Gossypium hirsutum isolate 1008001.06 chromosome D03, Gossypium_hirsutum_v2.1, whole genome shotgun sequence genomic interval TGGAGTTTacttttatctccatcttttgtactctttgtttttgtcgttttagtaaaattatctttttccATGGTTTTTATCTTCTTCTGAGCGCTTTTTccacataaaatatttgtgtttggtctgttttaatttcttcattatgttacttgttcgttgcttaaccgAGTTTATCTCCAACATCTCCATTGATTGATGAGTGTAAGTTGCTCCTCTCTTCTATGAATTCTAGCTCTTTGAAGCATGTTTTTCATTATGAGAACATATGCACAGATACTTAATTCGTTTGGGGAGTAATTTTCAACCTTCCTCTCGCTCAAATATTTTTTCTTGTAATCACtaatttttttagtgattttctttATATACTACTTGAAAGAAAATGCATAATTGTATAATGCTAATAcatctatttatagtgctaagttaaaattttaattggtataatattataaaattaattaagtgatgattaatctaaattaatataaatacaaaGGGTAGCAATTCTCGCTCCTCTGCAGGAGGAGGCTACCAAGACTGCTCTCGATTTTGGCTAGGGTGGTAGTATTCGATGGGTAGTTATGGGAGACGGTCCAAACTGAGGATGCTCTCAAATTCGAATTCGATTTGGACACCAGCCTTGTAGTCCTCGGCTCTTTCAACTTTTGACAGCTAGTACCCCATTACAATTAGTGTTATTTCAGGTAGAGAAGCAGGTATTGATAATTTGCAAATTTTCCATCAGGTTCTAAACTCTCCATAGGGGCCGGGCCGGTCCGGGCCAGTCCAACCACGTTCGGTGGTTTCTTCTTCCCACTCTGTTTCCATGTTCTCATCATTAGGCTATTCTCTATTGGCTTTGAAGGGGCATTTCACTCTTTCATCCATAACTTGTTAGTATATTACTTTGGTACCATATATTTCCGTCTTGCTGTTGAGGTCAAACTCGAATTCCAAACCAACCAACACATAAAATTGAAACCAAATTGAAGTATATTATTGATTATTCAATCATGATCATATGTTGCGTGATACAACTTTTGGAAACACAGAAAAAACAACACATTTGAAAGGAAAGCTATAATTTATGTTTAGAGTTCATCCTTGGGAGAATATGAAGGTCCAGTAGGATTAGAAGATGAGTTCTTGATGGGATATGAAGCCTCCATTGCTATACCACACAGTCCTTGTTTGTCTCTGATCCCACGTTCCATCCTTATGTAACCTTTCTCACCCCATTCCGCTCCCCATGAGTTCTTCACTATCCAGTACTTGGTTCCATCCAAGGTTGTTCCATACCCCACTGCTGCTACCCCATGGTTCAGCTCTGTCCCACATTCTCCCGTGAATACCCCCTCGGAGTAGAACTGGAAATCCATACTCCCAGCATCAATAGCCACTGAAACCGGCTGGTTTGCAACAGCTTTAAGCAGAGCATCCTCGTCGTTAGCTGGCACATTCTCGTGCCCATCGATAGCCACTGCCGGAGAATTCACCTTGGCAGCATCGCAACTTCCATCATTAGCTTGGTAAGGGTAATTGGACTCAGTAGTGATCCCACCTTTCTTCTTAATGAAATCGAATGCAATGTCCATTAAACCACCATTGCAACCTTGGTTTTCTTCAGTGTCGCAATCTATCAATTCTTGCTCCGATAATGATACTAAtttattggttttaatttgattgattcCCTCAACTGCTACAACTGTTGAAAATGCCCAGCAACTACCTGTTGAATTTGAACTTAAACCGTGTGAGTGTCGGAtgcaaatatttacaaatatatacatgataGCAAATGTTTACTTACCACACTGGCCTTGATCCTTAACAGCAGTGACGGCACCTTTCTGTCGCCAATCAACGGACGGCGGGACACGGTCGACGTTCTCGTACATGAAACTCCCGGCGCCACGGGACTGTCCTTGGAACATCTTATGATGTTTAATCTTGGAACTAGCGTAAGCATTCCTAAATTCGTGGTTGGTCATATCAGCAAACTTGTTGATCTTCAACTTGTAAGGTTTGTCCTTGTTGTTGGTGTTGTGAACATGCAAAACAT includes:
- the LOC107949718 gene encoding vignain, which translates into the protein MRSICVVLVISLPFLLGIAQGFDFHDNDLASEDSLWDLYERWRSHHTVSRSLDEKHRRFNVFKQNVLHVHNTNNKDKPYKLKINKFADMTNHEFRNAYASSKIKHHKMFQGQSRGAGSFMYENVDRVPPSVDWRQKGAVTAVKDQGQCGSCWAFSTVVAVEGINQIKTNKLVSLSEQELIDCDTEENQGCNGGLMDIAFDFIKKKGGITTESNYPYQANDGSCDAAKVNSPAVAIDGHENVPANDEDALLKAVANQPVSVAIDAGSMDFQFYSEGVFTGECGTELNHGVAAVGYGTTLDGTKYWIVKNSWGAEWGEKGYIRMERGIRDKQGLCGIAMEASYPIKNSSSNPTGPSYSPKDEL